The following DNA comes from Rhodopseudomonas boonkerdii.
CGGCTTCGAAGACGGTATCGTCGATGACGCCGTCATCGCCGAGAACATGAGCCAGCGTCAGGCGTTCTGGAAACTGCGCGAGGAAATTTCGCCGGCGCAGAAGCCGGAAGGCGGCTCGATCAAGCACGATATCTCGGTCCCTGTCGCCGCCGTGCCCGCCTTCATCGCTGAGGCCAATGCTGCCGTGGCGAAGGTGATGCCGGGTGCTCGCCCCGTGCCGTTCGGACATCTCGGCGACGGCAACATCCACTACAATGTCAGCCAGCCCAGCGAGACGCTCGGCGACAAGGCCGGCCGCGAAGCCTTCCTGTCGCGCTGGCACGACGTCAGCGATGTCGTGTTCGAAGTGGTGCTGCGCATGGGCGGTTCGATCTCGGCCGAGCATGGCATCGGTCAGCTCAAGGCCGCCGATCTGCCGGGCGTGAAGGATCCCGTTGCCATGGAGCTGATGCGCAGCTTCAAGGCCATGCTCGATCCGCTGAACATTCTCAATCCCGGCAAGGTACTGCTGCCGGTACAGCCATGAAGATCACCCCCATCGCCGACGCCGACATCCCTGTCGTCATCGATCTCTGGCAGCGCTGCAATCTCGCACGGCCGTGGAACGACAGCGCCGCCGACATCGCCCTCGCGCGCCGTGACGAGAACTCCGACATCCTGATCGGGCGCGATGACGACAGCATCGTCGCGTCGGTGCTGGTCGGCCATGACGGCCATCGCGGCTGGGTCTATTATGTCGCCGTCGATCCCGATCATCAGGGCAAGGACTTCGGCCGCGCCATCATGGCGGCAGCCGAAGACTGGCTGCGTACGCGCGGCATCGAAAAACTGATGCTGCTGGTGCGCTCCGACAATACCAAAGTGCAGAAGTTCTATGAGAAGCTCGATTACGTCGAGCAGGACCGGGTGCTCTACGCGAAGTGGCTCGATGGCCGGCCGATGACGCCGTAGGTCACTCGCTCCCTCATGGTGAGGAGGCCTGGCGGCGCAATTGCGCCGCTGAGAGCGCGTCTCGAACCATGAGATCACCCGGCTCCGAGTGCATGGCCATCCTCCGAGACGCGGCCGTCGGCCGCTCCTCAGGATGAGGCGCAGTGCAAGGATCGCTCTTCAAAACAACGATCCCTGCCCGTCGTCCTCAGGCGCCGTGGCCACCTTACGCTGAACTTTCCGCACGGGCCGCGCTGCCGCTGCCATCTCCTCCTCCGAGATCGGCAGGATCAGTTGCGGCTCATCGATCGCGACTCTGCCCACCGCAGGCGAGACCGGATGCCACGCAAAGGCGCCATCCGCCGGCGCCGCCAACAGCTCGATCACGTCAGCAGCACTGTCAGTGCTGCAATCCAGCCAGTGACCGAACTGGCCCGCCGCAATCGTCACGGGTACCCGGTGATGCAGCACCGACATGCCCGTGGTCGCTTCAGCCGTGATGATGGCCACACTGTCCATCTCCTCGCCGTTCGGCCCCATCCAGGTCTCAGCAAGCCCGGCGAAACCGATCGGACCGCCGGCCCGGGGATAGATAAAATACGGCTGTTTGCGGCCACCGTTACTTTGCCATTCGTAATAGCCATCCGCCGGGATCAGGCAGCGACGCCGGCGGATTGCGTTCTTGAAAGCGGGCTTTTCTTGCACGGTTTCGGCGCGTGCATTAATCAACAGCGTGAACTTGCGTGGGTCCTTTACCCAGGACGGGACAAAGCCCCAGCGCATCAGCCGGAAATGACGATTGCCATTCTCATTGATGACGACAGGCACAGGCTGGGTTGGAGCAATATTATAGCGCGATGGGAGATTTGGCTGTTCGTTGTAGCCAAATACCTGTCGCATCGCCTCCGGCGTGGATGTAATGACGAACCGTCCGCACATTCCGATGGTCAAACCTTGAGTCTTCAGGTCGTTTTAACCCGAAACGCCAACAGTGGCGAATATGAGCATGACGGCCCTGCAACCGGTGCAAGACAATCTCCTCGATTGGAAGAGCGCGAGCACGGGCTTTCCTGCATCAGCCGATACGCTGGCTGCCGCCAATATCAATCCGCGCACGGGCCTCGCCACCGACTACCTGAATCACTTCAACGAAGCGATCATGCTGCTCGAACTGATTCCGGACATGCCAGACTGTTACGAACTGTTCTTGGAATGGCAGCCGCTCAGCTATGCCGAGCATTTCATTCGGTCGAATTTCAAGGGCCGCGATCTCGCCGTCGCAGCCTACGAAGCAGCGCCATCTGCCGTGCGTACCGAATTCGATGCGATCGTCGCCAA
Coding sequences within:
- a CDS encoding SOS response-associated peptidase, coding for MCGRFVITSTPEAMRQVFGYNEQPNLPSRYNIAPTQPVPVVINENGNRHFRLMRWGFVPSWVKDPRKFTLLINARAETVQEKPAFKNAIRRRRCLIPADGYYEWQSNGGRKQPYFIYPRAGGPIGFAGLAETWMGPNGEEMDSVAIITAEATTGMSVLHHRVPVTIAAGQFGHWLDCSTDSAADVIELLAAPADGAFAWHPVSPAVGRVAIDEPQLILPISEEEMAAAARPVRKVQRKVATAPEDDGQGSLF
- a CDS encoding GNAT family acetyltransferase produces the protein MKITPIADADIPVVIDLWQRCNLARPWNDSAADIALARRDENSDILIGRDDDSIVASVLVGHDGHRGWVYYVAVDPDHQGKDFGRAIMAAAEDWLRTRGIEKLMLLVRSDNTKVQKFYEKLDYVEQDRVLYAKWLDGRPMTP